In one window of Macadamia integrifolia cultivar HAES 741 chromosome 2, SCU_Mint_v3, whole genome shotgun sequence DNA:
- the LOC122060110 gene encoding UPF0481 protein At3g47200-like — translation MDVDEALASSIEAKLHPKPPFSSRACIFRVPHIFSRQRDGAFAPNIVSIGPFHHGHENLKNMEKYKLWYLHGLLSRTPTPQTSLKIFTKAIRQLEERARECYAEQLINLDTDEFVEMMLVDGCFIIELFRKKANSIGGGQRDDPISSTPWMDTYLRVDLMLLENQIPWFVLEYLFNLTVSPLQSSPSLAELALGFFNTLMPMTVPAKASSRLETKHLLDLLRNSIISVTTDIEVSQVTLENGHRELIPKVTDLVEAGVKFRKGNPKEILNIRFEDGVMEIPPLLIRGSTECLFRSLIAYEQCSSLMPSQITSYVMLLNVSLTHQKMCNY, via the coding sequence ATGGATGTGGATGAAGCGTTGGCATCTTCCATTGAAGCAAAGCTTCATCCTAAGCCTCCATTCTCCTCTCGAGCTTGTATCTTCAGAGTTCCCCACATATTCTCTCGACAAAGAGACGGTGCTTTTGCACCTAATATAGTATCAATTGGCCCCTTTCACCATGGTCATGAAAATCTTAAGAACATGGAAAAATACAAGCTATGGTATTTGCATGGCCTCCTCTCTCGTACCCCAACTCCACAGACAAGTTTAAAGATATTCACTAAAGCCATTCGGCAGTTGGAGGAACGTGCACGTGAGTGTTATGCAGAACAATTGATCAACCTTGACACAGATGAATTCGTGGAGATGATGTTAGTTGATGGTTGTTTCATCATAGAACTTTTCCGCAAGAAGGCAAATAGCATAGGAGGAGGACAAAGAGATGATCCCATATCAAGTACACCTTGGATGGACACTTACTTGCGAgttgatttgatgttgcttgaGAACCAAATCCCATGGTTTGTTCTTGAATATCTATTCAACCTTACTGTGTCTCCACTACAAAGTAGCCCTTCCCTAGCTGAGCTTGCACTTGGTTTCTTTAATACTTTGATGCCAATGACAGTTCCTGCCAAAGCAAGCTCTAGGCTTGAAACGAAGCATTTACTTGACCTTCTGCGGAACAGCATAATTTCAGTTACTACAGATATTGAGGTGAGTCAGGTGACACTGGAGAATGGGCATAGGGAACTGATTCCTAAAGTGACAGACCTTGTAGAGGCTGGAGTCAAATTCAGGAAGGGCAACCCTAAAGAAATACTGAATATAAGATTTGAAGATGGGGTGATGGAAATACCACCATTGTTAATTCGAGGAAGCACAGAATGTCTATTTAGGAGTCTCATTGCTTATGAACAGTGTTCTTCGCTAATGCCTAGCCAGATCACATCTTATGTTATGCTTTTGAACGTCTCATTAACTCATCAAAAGATGTGCAATTACTAA